In a single window of the Aridibaculum aurantiacum genome:
- a CDS encoding phosphatidate cytidylyltransferase, which yields MAFNLQTFKTRALTAIVFVVVMLLGLLWNHWSFLILFLIIHVGCWIEYQKLIAKIDTSYNDISSFHKYSSILAGVALMLWVTNASFHFATVTLHEIGFWLLLVLAFVLPIIEVLFSRNINAKHIGYSFLGLLYISLSWSLMMDLRQDNMQLSGSTIVEDKGWILPMFLLASIWINDTMAYLVGSFIGKTSLSPISPKKTWEGTIGGAILCIGVVWLVAHQWLPEMEYQLVTVAAIAAVIGTIGDLVESKMKRMAGVKDSGHIMPGHGGFLDRFDSLLLATPFVWLALRMLF from the coding sequence ATGGCATTTAACCTACAAACTTTTAAGACCCGTGCACTTACTGCTATCGTTTTTGTGGTGGTAATGCTGTTGGGGCTTCTTTGGAACCATTGGTCTTTTTTGATCCTGTTTTTGATCATTCATGTGGGTTGCTGGATAGAATATCAAAAGCTCATAGCAAAAATCGACACCTCCTATAACGACATCTCCTCTTTTCATAAGTACAGTAGTATACTGGCAGGCGTTGCTCTTATGCTGTGGGTAACGAATGCTTCGTTTCATTTTGCTACAGTCACGCTGCACGAGATAGGATTTTGGCTATTGCTAGTACTAGCCTTTGTGCTTCCCATTATAGAAGTATTGTTTAGCCGAAATATCAATGCAAAACATATTGGCTATTCGTTTCTTGGATTGTTGTACATCTCGCTTAGCTGGTCACTGATGATGGACCTGCGGCAAGACAACATGCAGTTATCAGGTTCAACTATAGTGGAAGACAAAGGATGGATACTGCCCATGTTCCTGCTTGCTTCTATATGGATCAATGATACGATGGCCTACCTGGTTGGATCGTTCATTGGCAAAACATCTTTGTCGCCTATCTCTCCTAAAAAAACATGGGAAGGAACCATTGGCGGTGCCATACTTTGTATAGGCGTGGTATGGCTGGTAGCACATCAATGGTTGCCGGAGATGGAGTATCAACTGGTAACGGTGGCAGCCATTGCTGCAGTTATAGGTACTATAGGCGACCTGGTAGAAAGTAAAATGAAACGTATGGCCGGCGTAAAAGACAGCGGTCACATCATGCCCGGGCATGGCGGCTTCCTGGATAGATTTGACAGTCTGCTACTAGCAACACCTTTTGTGTGGCTGGCACTGAGGATGCTTTTTTAG
- a CDS encoding putative signal transducing protein — translation MHKWSLLYSARTLPEATIVQGMLEENNVPVMVMNKQDSSYLNFGYIEVYVPFHLMDVAKQLMDKGLAN, via the coding sequence ATGCATAAATGGAGCCTGTTATATAGTGCGCGCACTTTGCCTGAAGCAACCATAGTACAAGGTATGCTGGAGGAAAACAATGTGCCAGTGATGGTTATGAACAAGCAGGACAGCAGTTATCTTAACTTTGGCTACATAGAAGTTTATGTCCCGTTTCACCTGATGGATGTGGCAAAACAGCTGATGGATAAGGGGCTGGCAAATTAA
- a CDS encoding CPBP family intramembrane glutamic endopeptidase, translating to MNTYLKYQPPGVQFFAFLGLAGGFIVLNSLLTHFFFSDLTAVLLDKTATIKPEMVVQFKAAQAMSAIISFLLPALLLGYFSSPKALPYIGVQPRINVLLVLVSLLFLVAVQPFVGWIGSLNSKINFGSLQQTMQETEATYNRALQAFLKMRGVGDVLINLVIMALLPAIAEEAFFRGAFQKVLLRLTKMPVVAIVFSASIFALLHGTIFKFLPIFTLGLMLGVIYHVTRNLWYTIIIHFMNNGLAVLTVYFSPKYPMLEKLANDEVTVQWYTALLSLAVAIGFILFMYNKSLEVLPASTTEEDIDYIA from the coding sequence ATGAATACTTACTTAAAATATCAACCGCCTGGTGTACAGTTCTTTGCTTTCCTAGGCCTGGCGGGTGGTTTTATCGTTCTCAATAGCTTGTTGACGCACTTTTTCTTCAGTGATCTAACGGCGGTTCTGCTGGATAAAACTGCAACTATAAAACCTGAAATGGTGGTACAGTTTAAAGCTGCGCAGGCTATGAGTGCCATCATTTCGTTCCTGTTGCCAGCGCTGTTGCTTGGTTACTTCTCATCGCCAAAGGCCCTGCCTTATATAGGAGTTCAACCGCGAATAAATGTATTGCTGGTACTGGTAAGCCTGCTTTTCCTGGTGGCGGTACAGCCATTTGTAGGTTGGATAGGATCGCTGAACAGTAAGATAAACTTTGGCAGCCTGCAGCAGACCATGCAGGAAACAGAAGCTACTTATAATCGCGCTTTACAGGCATTTTTAAAAATGCGCGGAGTGGGCGATGTTTTGATCAACCTGGTGATAATGGCTTTGCTACCGGCTATTGCAGAAGAAGCGTTTTTCAGAGGCGCTTTTCAAAAAGTACTACTTCGGCTTACAAAAATGCCGGTTGTTGCCATTGTTTTTTCGGCGTCCATTTTTGCTTTACTGCATGGAACCATCTTCAAGTTCCTGCCAATTTTCACCTTAGGTCTTATGCTGGGCGTCATCTACCACGTAACACGCAACCTGTGGTATACCATCATTATTCATTTTATGAACAATGGATTGGCTGTGCTTACAGTATATTTTTCACCTAAGTATCCTATGCTGGAAAAACTGGCAAATGACGAGGTAACCGTGCAATGGTATACAGCACTGCTAAGCCTGGCTGTAGCCATAGGCTTCATCTTGTTTATGTACAACAAAAGCCTGGAAGTTTTGCCCGCCAGCACTACTGAAGAAGACATTGATTATATTGCCTGA
- the dusB gene encoding tRNA dihydrouridine synthase DusB — MTTIGNIQLPAFPLLLAPMEDVSDPPFRAVCKENGADLMYTEFISSEGLIRDAIKSRRKLDIFDYEKPIGIQIFGGDEDSLAMAAKIVDVTNPDLLDINFGCPVKKVACKGAGAGVLKDIDLMVRLTDAVVRSTSLPVTVKTRLGWDDSSLNIEEVAERLQDVGIKALAIHGRTRCQMYKGVADWTLIGKVKNNPRIKIPIFGNGDIDSPQKAVEYKNRYGVDGIMIGRAAIGYPWIFREIHHYEQTGELLAPPTVEERVAVSKNHLRKSVEWKGPIVGINEMRRHYSNYLKGLPNIKEYRNKLVTLKTVEEIEAVLDDVLTTYSGFNVERQEIVLENYHEHCPV; from the coding sequence ATGACTACAATTGGAAACATTCAATTACCGGCTTTTCCGCTTCTTTTGGCGCCAATGGAAGATGTGAGCGATCCGCCTTTTCGTGCAGTATGCAAAGAGAATGGCGCTGACCTGATGTATACTGAATTCATCAGCAGCGAGGGCTTGATCCGTGACGCCATCAAAAGTCGTCGAAAGCTCGACATTTTTGATTACGAAAAGCCTATAGGCATCCAGATCTTTGGAGGCGATGAAGACAGCCTGGCCATGGCTGCTAAAATTGTTGATGTTACCAATCCCGACCTGCTTGATATCAATTTTGGTTGTCCTGTAAAAAAGGTGGCCTGTAAAGGTGCCGGCGCAGGTGTACTGAAAGATATCGACCTGATGGTTCGCCTAACAGATGCGGTGGTACGCTCTACCAGTCTGCCGGTAACGGTAAAGACCCGTCTTGGCTGGGACGATAGCAGCCTTAATATAGAAGAAGTGGCTGAGCGCCTGCAGGATGTAGGAATTAAAGCGCTTGCTATCCACGGCCGTACCCGCTGCCAGATGTACAAAGGCGTAGCCGACTGGACACTGATTGGTAAGGTGAAGAACAACCCGCGCATCAAGATCCCCATCTTTGGTAATGGCGACATCGACAGCCCTCAGAAAGCCGTGGAATACAAGAACAGGTATGGCGTAGACGGCATCATGATCGGCCGTGCTGCCATTGGTTATCCATGGATCTTCCGCGAGATACATCATTACGAGCAGACAGGCGAACTGCTGGCGCCACCAACGGTAGAAGAGAGGGTGGCAGTTAGTAAAAATCACCTGCGCAAATCAGTAGAATGGAAAGGCCCAATCGTTGGTATAAATGAAATGCGCCGCCATTATTCAAATTATTTAAAGGGCTTGCCTAACATAAAAGAGTATCGCAACAAGCTGGTTACGCTTAAAACAGTAGAAGAAATAGAAGCTGTTCTTGACGATGTGCTAACAACCTACAGCGGTTTTAATGTAGAACGCCAGGAGATCGTGCTGGAAAATTACCACGAACATTGCCCGGTTTAA
- a CDS encoding LexA family protein, which yields MEREVYNSSYKGTKEFTQHDVHRADATGFSTPADEYMERGIDLNEQLIRNKPATFFFRMNGDAMTGAGIFSGDALIVDRSITNVNGKVVIAVLNGEMLVRRLEKSFNKIRLVPETNKLAPIEVDPFAEFSVWGVVTYVIHEV from the coding sequence ATGGAACGGGAAGTATATAACAGCAGCTATAAAGGCACCAAAGAATTTACACAGCACGATGTGCATAGGGCCGACGCCACCGGATTTAGCACGCCTGCCGATGAATACATGGAACGGGGGATTGACCTGAATGAACAACTGATCCGCAATAAGCCCGCTACTTTTTTCTTTCGCATGAACGGCGATGCCATGACAGGCGCCGGCATCTTTAGCGGCGATGCACTGATCGTAGATCGCAGCATTACCAATGTAAATGGCAAAGTAGTAATAGCCGTGCTGAACGGCGAGATGCTGGTGCGCAGGCTGGAAAAGAGTTTCAACAAAATAAGGCTGGTGCCGGAGACAAATAAACTAGCGCCCATAGAGGTTGATCCTTTTGCAGAATTTAGCGTGTGGGGCGTAGTGACGTATGTGATACATGAGGTTTAA
- a CDS encoding PA0069 family radical SAM protein produces MQEQVNEYKKGRGAQFNTHNKFLKNQRVQEHVEGIDDWTEKNEATQYLEDNAKSIVNKVESADVGMYYSMNPYQGCEHGCIYCYARNSFEYWGYSAGIDFERKIIVKKNAPELLRKFLMHPKWECVPISISGNTDCYQPAEQKFRLTRQCLEVCNEFNQPVGMITKNAGMLRDKDLLQEMGKKNLVSVLVSITTFNEDLRRVMEPRTTTGKQRIRLIEEMSKAGVRMGVMLGPMIPGLNEHEMHDIIKAASDAGATFSAYTFIRLNGAIKFLFHDWLHKNFPDRADKVWHMIQDSHGGKVNDSDWGRRMRGSGNIADMVAMQYRKYTNKYGLNHERLELDCSQFRRPGEQGRLF; encoded by the coding sequence ATGCAAGAACAAGTGAATGAATATAAAAAAGGTCGCGGCGCCCAGTTCAACACGCACAACAAGTTCCTGAAGAACCAGCGCGTACAGGAGCATGTAGAGGGTATAGATGATTGGACTGAAAAGAACGAAGCCACACAATATTTAGAAGACAATGCAAAGAGCATTGTCAATAAGGTAGAAAGTGCTGATGTTGGTATGTACTACAGTATGAACCCGTACCAGGGCTGCGAACATGGATGCATTTACTGCTATGCCCGCAACTCCTTTGAGTACTGGGGCTACAGTGCAGGTATTGACTTCGAGCGAAAGATCATTGTAAAGAAAAATGCGCCGGAGCTGCTGCGCAAGTTCCTGATGCACCCTAAGTGGGAATGTGTACCGATCAGCATCAGCGGGAATACAGATTGTTATCAGCCGGCCGAACAGAAGTTCAGGCTTACAAGGCAGTGCCTGGAAGTATGCAATGAGTTCAACCAGCCAGTAGGTATGATTACTAAGAACGCAGGCATGCTGCGCGACAAAGACCTGCTGCAGGAGATGGGAAAGAAAAACCTGGTATCGGTGCTGGTGTCAATTACCACCTTCAACGAAGACCTGCGAAGAGTAATGGAACCGCGAACTACCACAGGCAAACAAAGAATACGATTAATAGAAGAAATGAGCAAAGCAGGTGTACGTATGGGTGTAATGCTGGGACCAATGATACCCGGGCTGAACGAACACGAGATGCACGATATCATAAAAGCAGCAAGTGATGCAGGCGCCACGTTTTCTGCTTACACATTCATCCGGTTGAATGGCGCGATCAAGTTTTTGTTTCACGACTGGCTGCACAAGAACTTTCCTGACAGAGCAGACAAAGTATGGCATATGATACAAGACAGCCACGGCGGCAAAGTAAACGACAGTGACTGGGGCCGTCGAATGCGCGGCAGCGGGAATATAGCCGACATGGTAGCCATGCAATACCGTAAGTACACCAACAAGTATGGATTAAATCATGAACGACTGGAACTTGACTGTTCGCAGTTTAGAAGACCGGGGGAACAGGGGAGGTTGTTTTAA
- a CDS encoding 2'-5' RNA ligase family protein, with product MNNDLSNLPGYRLCDYILAIQPHEELWNTIIQVKKEFAATYEAPSAECGKPQVTLLRFSQLQMMEDRIISRLKSIAMALPAFKIELKDFGSQPSHTIYLNVESKIPLQMAIKHLKTAQSLLKTKEQKPHFMEDFYITIARQLLPWQYEKGWLEYSHKHFTGRFIANNMLLLRKAEGEKNFQTVESFEFLNMPVVTTQGQLF from the coding sequence ATGAACAACGATTTATCTAACCTGCCTGGCTATCGCTTGTGCGACTACATATTGGCAATACAACCGCACGAGGAGCTGTGGAATACGATTATCCAGGTGAAGAAGGAATTTGCTGCAACGTACGAAGCGCCATCGGCAGAATGTGGTAAGCCACAGGTCACGTTGCTCCGTTTCTCGCAGTTGCAAATGATGGAAGATAGAATCATCAGCCGGTTGAAATCCATAGCTATGGCCCTGCCTGCATTTAAAATAGAACTAAAAGATTTTGGCAGCCAGCCATCGCACACCATCTATTTAAATGTGGAAAGCAAGATACCGTTGCAAATGGCTATCAAGCACCTAAAGACGGCGCAATCGCTGCTGAAAACAAAGGAGCAAAAGCCGCACTTCATGGAGGATTTTTACATAACCATTGCGCGGCAACTACTACCATGGCAATACGAAAAGGGATGGCTTGAGTACAGCCACAAACATTTCACCGGCAGGTTTATAGCCAACAACATGCTACTGCTACGCAAAGCTGAAGGCGAAAAAAATTTCCAAACAGTGGAAAGTTTCGAGTTCCTGAATATGCCCGTGGTAACTACGCAAGGGCAACTGTTTTAG
- a CDS encoding 2'-5' RNA ligase family protein, with translation MNKGLVTTAPGASWTQNGLHEYLLAVQPGADIHQKVLTEKELLYQLFHHKPAADKPHIPLASFHAREDMEATIIRYMHRICSNQQGFQVALNNYSGIPPHTIYLRVQNHSPFQKLANELKSVSSYISSCACPPIQLHGTPHLTIAKKLPASLFEKALMEYAQKTFHETFTVNELVLLRRQNQYDPYKPVNIFKLQPATSELYN, from the coding sequence ATGAATAAAGGATTAGTAACAACTGCACCAGGAGCAAGCTGGACTCAGAACGGGCTACATGAGTACTTACTGGCAGTACAGCCGGGAGCTGATATTCATCAAAAAGTACTGACAGAAAAGGAATTACTGTATCAACTTTTTCATCATAAACCTGCAGCAGACAAGCCACATATACCGCTGGCCAGCTTCCATGCACGCGAAGACATGGAAGCCACCATTATACGTTATATGCATCGTATTTGCAGTAACCAGCAGGGTTTCCAGGTGGCGCTTAACAATTACAGCGGCATTCCACCACATACCATCTACCTGCGCGTTCAAAACCACAGCCCTTTTCAGAAATTAGCCAATGAGCTAAAATCTGTAAGCAGCTACATCAGCTCGTGCGCCTGCCCGCCAATACAACTGCATGGAACGCCTCATTTAACCATTGCCAAAAAACTACCTGCAAGTCTTTTTGAAAAAGCATTGATGGAGTATGCACAGAAAACATTTCATGAAACATTTACCGTTAACGAATTGGTGCTGCTTCGTCGGCAGAACCAGTACGACCCTTACAAGCCGGTAAACATTTTCAAACTGCAACCGGCAACCAGCGAGTTGTACAATTAG
- a CDS encoding CBS domain-containing protein, with translation MRTVQNILDIKDKEDNVIEPSTMVIDALRKLIDVNLSYLVVMENGEFKGLFSERDYTRKLVLQDRSSRNTAVQDVMTVDLPEVTPDNTVEECMYQMNIRGARYLAVYNEADFLGIITIHDLLRQVLANKHQVFDDTLTTSLLNNDASSKIL, from the coding sequence ATGCGTACTGTACAAAATATCCTGGATATAAAAGATAAAGAAGACAATGTGATAGAACCTTCAACCATGGTAATTGATGCATTGAGGAAATTGATAGATGTAAACCTGAGTTACCTGGTAGTAATGGAAAATGGAGAATTCAAAGGTCTTTTTAGCGAACGCGATTATACGCGCAAGCTTGTGTTGCAGGATCGCTCCAGCAGGAACACCGCAGTACAGGATGTAATGACAGTTGATCTGCCTGAAGTAACACCAGACAATACAGTAGAAGAATGCATGTACCAAATGAACATTCGCGGCGCACGTTATCTTGCAGTGTATAATGAAGCAGACTTCTTAGGCATCATCACCATCCATGATCTGCTAAGGCAGGTACTGGCAAATAAGCACCAGGTCTTTGATGATACACTTACCACATCGTTATTGAACAACGATGCCAGCAGCAAGATTTTATAA
- a CDS encoding slipin family protein, with product MKWIRINAYQVGLVFRNGVYEKMLTEGKYWFWGDERVEIYDRALPFIPTVELNILLQDPALAEQLIVVDVTEQQIVLQYVNGLLKQVLTAGRYAFWKGVIDYRFVYADISKIEITEDIDRATLLSKVVSPHVRAYTVESYEKAVLFVDGKYAQQLPSGIYLWWRNSIPITVGKVDTRQQQAEINGQEILTRDKAGLRVNAFAQYVVTDIEKALLENKEYDRQLYVVFQLALREYIGTMTLDELLEKKEAIAPVILQNVAANAAALGVQVTGFGIKDIILPGEVKDIMNQVLIAEKKAQANTIMRREETASTRSLLNTAKLMEDNQMLWKLKEMEYVEKIAEKINSISVSGNGVLIDQLRQIFSGK from the coding sequence ATGAAGTGGATTAGAATCAACGCCTACCAGGTAGGACTGGTGTTTAGAAACGGCGTGTACGAGAAGATGCTTACCGAGGGTAAGTACTGGTTTTGGGGCGATGAGCGTGTAGAGATCTATGATCGTGCACTGCCTTTCATCCCAACCGTAGAGCTAAACATTTTGCTGCAGGACCCTGCATTGGCTGAACAGCTGATCGTAGTAGACGTAACCGAACAGCAAATTGTATTGCAATACGTGAATGGTTTGCTGAAGCAAGTGTTGACTGCAGGTCGCTACGCATTCTGGAAGGGTGTGATCGATTACAGGTTTGTATATGCTGACATCAGCAAGATCGAGATCACCGAAGACATTGACCGTGCGACTTTGCTGAGCAAGGTAGTAAGCCCGCATGTGCGTGCCTACACTGTAGAAAGCTACGAAAAGGCGGTGCTGTTTGTAGACGGAAAGTATGCGCAGCAACTGCCGAGCGGTATCTACCTGTGGTGGAGAAACAGTATCCCCATTACTGTAGGTAAGGTGGATACCCGCCAGCAGCAAGCCGAGATCAATGGACAGGAGATCCTGACCAGGGACAAGGCCGGCCTGCGTGTGAACGCCTTTGCTCAGTACGTGGTTACTGACATCGAAAAGGCTTTGTTGGAAAACAAGGAATACGATCGCCAGTTATACGTAGTGTTCCAGTTGGCATTGCGCGAATACATCGGCACCATGACTTTGGATGAGTTGCTTGAAAAGAAGGAAGCAATTGCGCCAGTCATCTTGCAGAACGTAGCAGCCAATGCCGCAGCACTGGGTGTGCAGGTCACCGGCTTTGGTATCAAGGATATCATACTGCCGGGCGAAGTGAAGGACATCATGAACCAGGTGTTGATCGCCGAAAAGAAGGCGCAAGCCAACACCATCATGCGTCGCGAAGAAACCGCCAGCACCCGCAGCTTGCTAAACACAGCCAAGCTGATGGAAGACAACCAGATGTTGTGGAAGCTGAAGGAGATGGAATACGTAGAGAAGATCGCTGAAAAGATCAATAGCATTAGTGTGAGTGGAAACGGTGTGCTGATCGACCAGCTACGACAGATCTTCAGTGGCAAGTAA
- a CDS encoding ribonuclease H-like YkuK family protein, which translates to MKQQQWRKLSGQRITIPIEDEVRQVLMREHEAGNAMRVFIGTDSQVKGRVIEFATVIVFLRKNKGGFMYITNEQVKRGMPIKQRMLEEVARSIEVAYSFCDLFTAFNVAMEVHVDINTNPNFKSNDALKEAMGYIMGMGFAFKAKPHAFASSSCANKVVQ; encoded by the coding sequence ATGAAACAACAGCAATGGAGGAAGTTGAGTGGTCAGCGGATCACCATTCCCATCGAAGATGAAGTACGGCAAGTGCTCATGCGCGAACATGAGGCAGGCAATGCTATGCGGGTGTTCATTGGTACCGATAGCCAGGTGAAAGGCCGGGTAATTGAGTTTGCCACTGTAATTGTTTTTCTGCGGAAGAACAAAGGCGGCTTCATGTACATCACCAACGAACAGGTGAAGCGCGGCATGCCCATCAAGCAGCGGATGCTGGAAGAAGTAGCACGGAGTATTGAAGTTGCATACAGCTTCTGCGACCTGTTTACTGCATTCAATGTTGCAATGGAAGTACACGTAGACATCAATACCAACCCAAACTTCAAGAGCAACGATGCTTTGAAAGAAGCCATGGGTTATATTATGGGGATGGGGTTTGCATTCAAAGCCAAGCCACATGCCTTTGCAAGCTCAAGCTGTGCGAATAAGGTGGTGCAGTAG
- a CDS encoding RtcB family protein produces the protein MGKLKLRGKQLRDIGYPEAPVISIAMQVMEKHYKRNGTHHVLGILEKIFQDPEAYKEDEVLGKIANELLEMRAKEEAKAASAVDLSSEGVPYNIFGAEFIEEGALSQMNSAARLPISVAGALMPDAHHGYGLPIGGVLATQNAVIPYGVGVDIGCRMCLSIFDIDPKELEFRADYFTRELNEATLFGSGREFKKRSDHDVLYRPEFHEIGILRQLKDKAASQLGSSGGGNHFVEFGIVEIPEADAVLGVPAGKYLGLLSHSGSRAIGANVANHYTKLAKEKRKLPPDAANLAWFTLDEEEGIEYFMAMNLAGDYASACHHVIHEKIAKQLGHEPMKMVENHHNFAWKELYEGKEVIVHRKGATPAGKDVLGIIPGSMTAPGFIVKGKGETASINSASHGAGRLMSRTSAMNNITAKMLKEELAKQGVKLIGGGLDEAPFAYKDIHQVMNAQKQLVDTVGTFTPKIVKMDDTPPRNRKKLDRFDAGE, from the coding sequence ATGGGAAAACTAAAACTAAGAGGAAAACAACTGCGGGATATTGGTTATCCTGAAGCGCCTGTCATCAGCATTGCTATGCAGGTAATGGAGAAGCATTATAAAAGAAACGGAACGCATCATGTGCTTGGAATACTTGAGAAAATTTTTCAAGACCCAGAAGCCTACAAAGAAGATGAAGTGCTTGGTAAAATCGCGAATGAGCTGTTAGAAATGAGAGCAAAAGAAGAAGCAAAGGCAGCATCAGCTGTAGATCTTTCTTCAGAAGGAGTGCCTTACAACATTTTCGGTGCAGAGTTCATTGAAGAAGGTGCATTATCACAAATGAATAGTGCTGCGCGGCTTCCTATATCTGTTGCGGGTGCATTGATGCCCGATGCACATCACGGATATGGACTACCGATTGGAGGTGTGCTGGCAACGCAAAATGCAGTCATTCCGTATGGAGTTGGTGTTGATATTGGCTGCAGGATGTGCCTGAGCATTTTTGATATCGATCCAAAGGAACTGGAGTTTCGGGCTGATTACTTCACTCGTGAACTGAACGAAGCAACCTTGTTTGGAAGCGGAAGAGAGTTCAAGAAAAGGAGCGATCATGATGTACTGTACAGGCCTGAATTCCACGAGATTGGAATCTTGCGGCAACTAAAGGATAAAGCTGCTTCGCAATTAGGCTCAAGTGGTGGAGGAAACCACTTTGTTGAGTTTGGGATTGTTGAAATACCCGAAGCAGATGCGGTGCTGGGTGTGCCTGCTGGCAAATACCTCGGACTGCTGTCGCACAGCGGTTCAAGAGCTATAGGGGCCAATGTAGCCAATCACTATACAAAGCTTGCAAAAGAGAAGCGCAAGCTGCCGCCTGATGCTGCTAATCTTGCATGGTTTACACTGGATGAAGAAGAAGGAATTGAATACTTCATGGCAATGAACCTTGCGGGTGATTATGCCAGTGCGTGTCACCACGTGATACATGAAAAGATTGCAAAGCAACTGGGACATGAGCCGATGAAGATGGTAGAGAACCACCACAACTTTGCATGGAAGGAATTATATGAAGGCAAGGAGGTGATCGTCCATAGGAAAGGTGCAACACCTGCAGGTAAAGATGTTCTGGGCATCATACCGGGTAGTATGACAGCGCCGGGATTTATAGTAAAAGGTAAAGGTGAAACAGCTTCCATCAATTCTGCATCGCACGGTGCAGGCAGGTTGATGAGCCGTACATCAGCAATGAACAATATCACTGCTAAAATGCTAAAGGAAGAACTAGCGAAGCAGGGAGTAAAGCTCATCGGCGGCGGACTGGATGAAGCGCCTTTTGCTTATAAAGACATTCACCAGGTGATGAATGCACAGAAGCAATTGGTAGATACTGTTGGTACGTTTACACCAAAGATTGTAAAGATGGATGATACACCACCCCGCAACAGGAAGAAGCTGGACAGGTTCGATGCTGGAGAGTAG